One region of Rhizophagus irregularis chromosome 20, complete sequence genomic DNA includes:
- a CDS encoding uncharacterized protein (SECRETED:cutsite_INA-RR; SECRETED:prob_0.9342); SECRETED:SignalP(1-26) produces MNSRTLILLFIFAFFGILTLIPSINARRDCPNPAPFCGGTEVCIFNQNTQECTCSCCNDEGLNCKQNFPKP; encoded by the exons ATGAATTCAAGAACTCTTATTTTGTTGTtcatttttgcattttttggtattttaacattaatacCATCAATCAACGCCAGAAGAGATTGTCCTAATCCAGCACCTTTTTGCGgtg gaaCCGAGGTGTGCATCTTTAATCAGAATACCCAAGAATGCACTTGTTCTTGTTGTAACGATGAAGGATTAAATTGCAAACAAAATTTCCCTAAACcttga